The Acholeplasma laidlawii PG-8A DNA window GATAAAGTCATACTTTGTGACCGATATATCGATTCATCCTATGCGTATCAAGCGTTTGGTAGAAACCTAGGTATGGAGTTTGTTCAAAGTATTAATAGTTATGCATTAAAATACTTACCTGACTTAACATTTTATATCGACTTAGATCCTAAAACAGGTATTGATAGAGTAAAGAAAAACAGATTACATAAAACAGATAGATTAGACATGGAAGTTCAAACATTTCATCAAAAGGTACGTGAAGGTTATATTCGCATTTCAGAAATGTTTAAAGAACGTATCGTCGTGATTGATGGTAATCAATCGATTGATGCAATCTATCAAATTATAATGGATAACATATTAAAACGCCTATGAATAAAATAGTTGAAAGATTTAAATATGCAATTGAAAAAGAAAGACTTTCCCACTTATATGTTATAAGTGGGTCTTTAGGTCTTACCAAGCAAAATCTAGTTAAAGATATCGCGTATTTAATCTTTAAACATCATAAGGACTATCCAACTTTAAAACACCAACTAGATAGTTTTAATCATCCAAACTTAGTTTACATCTCAGGGGAAGGTCAATCTATAAAAAAAGACCAAATCATGAGTTTACAACAAGAGTTTTCTAAAACATCATTAGTCAGTGGGCCTAGAATCTTTATTATTGAACAAGCTGAGACGATGTCTACTCAAGCAGCAAACTCACTTCTTAAATTCTTAGAAGAACCAAAAGATGATGATACCATTGGATTTTTACTCGTAGATGATATCAATCTAATGTTACCTACTATTTTGAGCCGTGCTCAAATTATTAGGTTAACAGACACTTTTGATGATAGTTTTATACAAGTTTTAATGGAACAAGAAATAGATATTAAAAATGCACATTTTATTGCATCCTTGACTAAAGAGTTAAACGAAGCTTTAGCTATTTTTGCAGACCAAAAATATATGGATACTGTGGAGTTTATTGATACCTTTATCAACTGGCTTAACAATCCAAGAACACCGCTTACGCCACTTTTTATGACGATAAGTCAAGCGCTATATCAAGATAAAGAATATATCATCTTTATCTTAGATACAATGTGTCAAATCTTTTTAGACATACTTCATTTACATATGAATCAAAAAGTGACCTATGAGTTTATGATGGAATCTTTATTAGAGTATGTAAAGCGTATTAAATCAGATACAGCACAACGTGTTATTTTAAGATTACAAGATCAAATTAAAAATTTAAGATTACCAGTCAATATAAGTTTACAACTTACCTCATTAGCACTGGATTTAGAAAGTATTGTTCGAAATGGTTAAAAGAGATTTGTTAGGTACTAAATTATATATTGAATCAGATATTGGTAAAGCATTTAATATGGATACCATTATTTTAAGTGACTTTGTAAGAGTTCCTAAAGACACCAAATCTATTTTAGACTTTGGAACTGGTAATGGAGCGATTATGCTGTATTTATCCCAAAGATTTTCTGGGCATATCACCGGTATTGAACTTCAAGAAAAACGTTATGAACTGGCAGTTCATAACATTAAACTCAACAACTTAGAATCTAGACTTGATGTAGTCAACATGGACCTAAAAACTTATCGATCTAAAAAACATGCGGACATCATCGTATCAAACCCACCGTTTTTTAAGGTCAATAACCAAACCAAACAAAGTATCGACATGGATATGCAAATTGCTAAACATGAAATACACTTAAATTTAGAAACCTTAATTGAAGCTGTTAGTAAAAACATTAAACATGGTGGACTATTCTTCATGGTACATAAAGCGAATAGATTAGAAGAAATTATCTTAGAACTTAACAAATTTGACTTTAAATTAAAACGTATGAGACTTGTTCATCCATCACTTCATCATGAACCCAATCAAGTCTTAATTGAAGCTAAATTTAAAGGTAAGGGCCATTTAATTGTCGAACCACCTTTAATTCAGTATAAAGAAAAAGGCATCTACAGCGATGAGATGCAATCAATTTATGATGGAAGGATGTATCATAAATGAACATACAAATAAGTTATGATGTTTTAAAACCAACACTATACATCGTAAGTACACCCATTGGTAGCTTAAAGGATATCACCTTAAGAGCAATTGAAGTCTTAAAAAGTGTAGATATCATTTTATGTGAAGATACTAGAGTGACTTCAAAACTTCTAGATGCATATGATATTCATGTGCCACTAAAAAGTTATCAAAAATTTAATGAGCGCTCCATGGTTTTGCAAGTCATTGAATACCTAGATAATAAGATGTCAGTCGCACTTGTATCGGATGCAGGTACACCTTTAATTAGTG harbors:
- the tmk gene encoding dTMP kinase; translation: MFITFEGGEGSGKTTLIEKLKHTLLEKKYDVLTTREPGGSKVAEKIRSVLLDNKNTEITAHTEALLFAASRAQHLDEVIIPNLDKVILCDRYIDSSYAYQAFGRNLGMEFVQSINSYALKYLPDLTFYIDLDPKTGIDRVKKNRLHKTDRLDMEVQTFHQKVREGYIRISEMFKERIVVIDGNQSIDAIYQIIMDNILKRL
- a CDS encoding DNA polymerase III subunit delta', with the translated sequence MNKIVERFKYAIEKERLSHLYVISGSLGLTKQNLVKDIAYLIFKHHKDYPTLKHQLDSFNHPNLVYISGEGQSIKKDQIMSLQQEFSKTSLVSGPRIFIIEQAETMSTQAANSLLKFLEEPKDDDTIGFLLVDDINLMLPTILSRAQIIRLTDTFDDSFIQVLMEQEIDIKNAHFIASLTKELNEALAIFADQKYMDTVEFIDTFINWLNNPRTPLTPLFMTISQALYQDKEYIIFILDTMCQIFLDILHLHMNQKVTYEFMMESLLEYVKRIKSDTAQRVILRLQDQIKNLRLPVNISLQLTSLALDLESIVRNG
- a CDS encoding tRNA1(Val) (adenine(37)-N6)-methyltransferase gives rise to the protein MVKRDLLGTKLYIESDIGKAFNMDTIILSDFVRVPKDTKSILDFGTGNGAIMLYLSQRFSGHITGIELQEKRYELAVHNIKLNNLESRLDVVNMDLKTYRSKKHADIIVSNPPFFKVNNQTKQSIDMDMQIAKHEIHLNLETLIEAVSKNIKHGGLFFMVHKANRLEEIILELNKFDFKLKRMRLVHPSLHHEPNQVLIEAKFKGKGHLIVEPPLIQYKEKGIYSDEMQSIYDGRMYHK